In Paraburkholderia caballeronis, the following proteins share a genomic window:
- a CDS encoding alpha/beta fold hydrolase, with protein MPWCNASGVSIRYEVAGSGDRPLLLAHELGGSLRSWDAVVAELGDDFTIVRWDQRGSGLSEKTVAPYDMRAHVDDLEAVRAAAGISGPCFVGGVAAGAAIAVIYAASRPADCEGLILCAPALGVDPARRGYLLERANDAARAGMRAVVERSLERSYPPLAVRSPAAYHEYRARFLSNDPVSYGLANAALASSPALDLLASVDCPAVVAAGRLDMLRPPEQVKSVAAAVAGGRLEVLDCGHIMQVQAPLEVATLIRTFAGQVQRKLEA; from the coding sequence ATGCCATGGTGTAACGCTTCGGGCGTGAGCATCCGCTACGAGGTGGCGGGGTCGGGCGACCGTCCGCTGCTGCTGGCGCACGAACTCGGCGGCAGCCTGCGAAGCTGGGATGCCGTCGTCGCGGAACTGGGCGACGACTTCACGATCGTGCGCTGGGACCAACGCGGCAGCGGACTATCGGAAAAGACGGTGGCCCCGTACGACATGCGCGCGCACGTCGACGACCTGGAGGCCGTGCGCGCGGCGGCGGGCATCAGCGGCCCGTGTTTCGTCGGCGGCGTGGCGGCCGGCGCGGCGATCGCGGTGATCTATGCGGCGAGCCGGCCCGCCGACTGCGAAGGGCTGATCCTCTGCGCGCCGGCGCTCGGCGTCGATCCGGCGCGGCGCGGCTATCTGCTCGAACGCGCGAACGACGCCGCGCGCGCCGGCATGCGCGCGGTGGTCGAGCGGTCGCTGGAGCGCTCGTATCCGCCGCTGGCCGTGCGGTCGCCGGCGGCCTATCACGAGTATCGCGCCCGCTTCCTGAGCAACGATCCGGTCAGTTACGGACTGGCGAACGCGGCGCTGGCGTCGTCGCCGGCGCTGGATCTGCTGGCGTCGGTCGACTGTCCGGCCGTCGTCGCGGCAGGCCGGCTCGACATGCTGCGGCCGCCGGAACAGGTGAAGAGTGTCGCGGCGGCGGTGGCCGGGGGCCGGCTGGAGGTGCTCGATTGCGGGCACATCATGCAGGTTCAGGCGCCGCTGGAGGTCGCGACGCTGATCCGGACCTTCGCGGGTCAGGTGCAACGCAAGCTGGAGGCGTGA
- a CDS encoding MFS transporter: MKKTSMFSWYRTGTAQERRTFWACFAGWTLDTFDAQVFSFLVPALMAVWHIDKGQAGMLGTAALLASAIGGWIAGVLSDRLGRVRVLIFTVAWFTLFSIVAGFTHQFGQLLVVRIFQGLGFGGEWAVGATLMAEVIRPEHRGRAVGLVQSGFSIGWGLASVVTTAILAWFPQALSWRVALWFTVLPAVIALLVSRKLEEPEIFRRRVKTASSAEKATFMSIFRKDVLRRTVLASLLVVGFQSSSYAIINWLPTLLVQVRHLAPQQIVVTMLIMTGGAFVGFLGHAWLCDRIGRRPTLLLSSVAAWILTVCYTLVPLNPTLLALMGFPVGFFVNGMFAAVGPYLTELFPTEIRTTCMAFSYNMGKSVGALAVTAVGVVSAYFTLSQSIGFFCLVGYALSVFALMLLPETRGARLDAVEGNGASGAAADPAALAESSR, translated from the coding sequence GTGAAAAAAACCTCGATGTTTTCGTGGTACCGGACCGGTACCGCACAGGAGAGAAGGACTTTCTGGGCGTGTTTTGCCGGCTGGACGCTGGACACGTTCGACGCCCAGGTGTTCAGCTTCCTCGTGCCGGCGCTGATGGCGGTGTGGCACATCGACAAGGGGCAGGCGGGGATGCTGGGGACGGCGGCGCTGCTGGCGTCGGCGATCGGCGGCTGGATTGCCGGCGTGTTGAGCGACCGGCTCGGCCGGGTGCGGGTGCTGATCTTCACGGTCGCGTGGTTCACGCTGTTCAGTATCGTCGCGGGTTTCACGCATCAGTTCGGGCAACTGCTGGTCGTGCGCATCTTCCAGGGGCTCGGTTTCGGCGGCGAGTGGGCGGTCGGCGCGACCCTGATGGCCGAAGTGATCCGGCCGGAGCATCGTGGGCGCGCGGTCGGCCTCGTGCAGAGCGGGTTCTCGATCGGCTGGGGACTGGCGTCGGTGGTCACGACGGCGATCCTCGCGTGGTTTCCGCAGGCGCTGAGCTGGCGGGTCGCGCTGTGGTTCACGGTGCTGCCGGCCGTTATCGCGCTGCTGGTGAGCCGCAAGCTGGAGGAACCCGAGATATTCCGGCGCCGCGTCAAGACGGCGTCGTCGGCGGAGAAAGCGACCTTCATGTCGATCTTCCGCAAGGACGTGCTGCGCCGCACGGTGCTCGCGAGCCTGCTGGTGGTCGGCTTCCAGTCGAGCAGCTACGCCATCATCAACTGGCTGCCGACGCTGCTGGTGCAGGTCCGGCATCTGGCGCCGCAGCAGATCGTCGTGACGATGCTCATCATGACCGGCGGCGCGTTCGTCGGTTTTCTCGGCCACGCATGGCTGTGCGACCGCATCGGGCGTCGCCCGACGCTGCTGCTATCCAGCGTCGCCGCATGGATCCTGACCGTCTGCTACACGCTCGTGCCGCTGAACCCGACGCTGCTCGCGCTGATGGGATTCCCGGTCGGCTTCTTCGTCAACGGCATGTTCGCGGCGGTCGGCCCCTATCTGACCGAACTCTTTCCGACCGAGATCCGCACGACCTGCATGGCGTTCTCGTACAACATGGGCAAGTCGGTGGGCGCGCTGGCGGTGACGGCGGTCGGCGTGGTGTCGGCGTATTTCACGCTGAGCCAGTCGATCGGATTCTTCTGCCTCGTGGGTTATGCGCTCTCCGTTTTCGCGCTGATGCTGCTGCCCGAAACGCGCGGCGCGCGGCTGGATGCGGTGGAGGGCAATGGCGCGTCGGGCGCGGCGGCCGACCCGGCCGCGCTCGCGGAGAGTTCGCGATGA
- a CDS encoding DUF4286 family protein: MSAHGPDAPMAGLADASPGLLMVMMEPPAALEDEFNDWYDTEHFPQRAALPGFVSASRWVCVDGWPKWLALYELTSPAALRSPAYLAVSGRNGTPWSKRVLPKTTGRRRIVASAIGPHDAPRAGSDALSFLTLVGWSADDDAAARRVASVLRDSLAESAAAESFRAFVAPSRGALHAWALIGAASPAKDERARATATRVLEAERVHLMNRYVPYVRAGSEYSDGA, encoded by the coding sequence ATGAGCGCTCACGGCCCCGATGCGCCGATGGCCGGTTTGGCCGACGCTTCACCCGGCCTGCTGATGGTGATGATGGAGCCGCCGGCGGCGCTGGAGGACGAGTTCAACGACTGGTACGACACCGAGCATTTCCCGCAGCGCGCGGCGCTGCCCGGCTTCGTCTCGGCGAGCCGCTGGGTGTGCGTGGACGGCTGGCCGAAATGGCTCGCGCTGTACGAGCTGACGTCGCCGGCCGCGCTGCGCAGTCCGGCGTATCTGGCCGTGTCGGGACGCAACGGGACGCCGTGGAGCAAACGCGTGTTGCCGAAGACCACGGGCCGCAGGCGCATCGTCGCGAGCGCGATCGGGCCTCACGATGCGCCTCGGGCGGGCTCCGACGCGCTGTCGTTCCTGACGCTCGTCGGCTGGTCGGCGGACGACGATGCCGCCGCCCGTCGCGTGGCATCGGTGCTGCGGGACTCGCTGGCGGAATCGGCGGCCGCCGAATCCTTTCGCGCCTTCGTTGCGCCGTCGCGCGGCGCGCTGCATGCGTGGGCGTTGATCGGCGCGGCATCGCCCGCGAAAGACGAGCGGGCGCGTGCCACTGCCACGCGCGTGCTGGAAGCGGAGCGGGTGCATTTGATGAACCGTTATGTCCCGTACGTGCGGGCCGGGAGCGAATACAGCGATGGCGCATGA
- a CDS encoding alpha/beta fold hydrolase: MQRQRTDWRRGAPFDVRCGDGATIRCRIDGVPGAPWVLFSNSHATNLSMWDEQVRALEDRFSILRYDQRGHGGSAVTPDVTFDRLAEDVVDICDAVSIDRATLVGVSMGAVTVLRVAARFPQRVVRVVACDGQWKAPAGAREAWETRIAAARTAGMTPLAAATVARWFPAQSLRDAASRIAAVEAMIRATSVDGYAYCAMAMQAYDFSGDCPRFALPVHFVVGACDGALPATMLDMHAATPGSTYDVIPEAGHLPPVDRPETINALLARYLGSGEAADGDTER, from the coding sequence ATGCAAAGACAGCGGACGGACTGGCGGCGCGGTGCGCCGTTCGACGTGCGGTGCGGCGACGGCGCGACGATCCGCTGCCGGATCGACGGCGTGCCGGGCGCGCCCTGGGTGCTGTTCAGCAATTCGCACGCGACGAATCTGTCGATGTGGGACGAACAGGTGCGCGCGCTGGAGGACCGCTTTTCGATCCTGCGCTACGACCAGCGCGGGCACGGCGGCAGCGCGGTCACGCCGGACGTGACGTTCGACCGTCTCGCGGAAGACGTGGTGGATATCTGCGATGCCGTTTCGATCGATCGGGCGACGCTCGTCGGCGTGTCGATGGGGGCGGTGACGGTGCTGCGGGTCGCGGCCCGCTTTCCGCAGCGCGTAGTCCGTGTCGTTGCGTGCGACGGTCAATGGAAGGCGCCGGCCGGCGCGCGCGAAGCGTGGGAGACCCGCATCGCCGCCGCGCGCACGGCCGGCATGACGCCGCTCGCGGCCGCGACGGTCGCGCGCTGGTTTCCCGCGCAGTCATTGCGCGATGCTGCGAGCCGGATCGCCGCCGTGGAGGCGATGATCCGGGCCACGTCCGTGGACGGCTACGCGTATTGCGCGATGGCGATGCAGGCTTACGACTTCAGCGGCGACTGTCCGCGCTTCGCGTTGCCGGTGCATTTCGTCGTCGGGGCCTGCGACGGCGCGCTGCCCGCGACGATGCTCGACATGCACGCCGCGACGCCGGGTTCGACCTACGACGTCATTCCGGAGGCCGGCCACCTGCCGCCGGTCGACCGGCCGGAAACCATCAATGCGCTGCTCGCCCGCTATCTCGGATCGGGCGAAGCGGCAGACGGAGACACAGAACGATGA
- a CDS encoding carboxymuconolactone decarboxylase family protein, with the protein MSRIDPVTPERMSDEQRRLYDSISSGPRGGVRGPLAIWLHRPGLAAPAQELGAYCRYGSSLDARLSELAIITLGSLWDAGYEWSAHKPLALAAGVAPEVVDAIGRKETPRFEREDEQLVYDFVTALSVGRDVTEPLFRRVLEGLGRDGLIDLTGIVGYYTFISMTIKVFDIQPGPRP; encoded by the coding sequence ATGAGCAGAATCGATCCGGTGACGCCGGAACGGATGTCCGACGAGCAACGCAGGCTCTACGACTCGATCAGCAGCGGCCCGCGAGGCGGCGTGCGCGGCCCGCTCGCGATCTGGCTGCATCGGCCGGGCCTGGCGGCTCCAGCCCAGGAACTCGGCGCGTATTGCCGGTACGGTTCGTCGCTGGACGCGCGGCTGTCCGAACTGGCGATCATCACGCTCGGCAGCCTGTGGGACGCCGGCTACGAATGGTCCGCGCACAAGCCGCTCGCGCTCGCGGCCGGCGTCGCGCCGGAAGTCGTCGATGCGATCGGGCGCAAGGAAACGCCGCGCTTCGAGCGCGAGGACGAGCAACTGGTCTATGACTTCGTGACCGCGCTGTCGGTCGGGCGCGACGTAACCGAACCGCTGTTCCGCCGCGTGCTGGAAGGACTGGGCCGCGACGGCCTGATCGACCTGACCGGCATCGTCGGTTATTACACGTTCATATCGATGACGATCAAGGTCTTCGACATTCAACCGGGGCCACGCCCTTAA